One Triticum dicoccoides isolate Atlit2015 ecotype Zavitan chromosome 5B, WEW_v2.0, whole genome shotgun sequence genomic window carries:
- the LOC119307503 gene encoding thiosulfate/3-mercaptopyruvate sulfurtransferase 2-like isoform X1 encodes MAASLLSRAASAAFALRGGARLLPKETPLPPLLLLLLLATAAGTLPAGRVGWARAAEVGCGASLSPSMTRFGIAARFNATSSAVSEAAAASGVVDAVPRTEPVVSAEWLHANLRDPDVKVLDASWYMPAEQRNPLQEYQVAHIPGALFFDVDGISDRASNLPHMLPSEKAFSAAVSSLGIYNKDGIVVYDGKGLFSAARVWWMFRAYGHDKVWVLDGGLPQWRASGYDVESSASSDAILKASAASEAIEKVYQGQSVGPTTFEAKLQPHLLWNLGQVKENIETQTHQLIDARGKPRFDGAVPEPRKGIRSGHVPGSKCVPFPQVLDSTQKLLPADELRKRFEQEGISLDQPIVTSCGTGVTACVLALGLHRLGKTDVAVYDGSWTEWGAHPDTPVATAV; translated from the exons ATGGCGGCCTCGCTCCTCTCGCGCGCCGCCTCGGCCGCCTTCGCCCTCCGCGGCGGCGCCCGGCTCCTCCCCAAGGaaaccccccttcctcctctcctcctcctactACTCCTCGCCACCGCCGCCGGCACGCTCCCCGCG GGCAGGGTCGGATGGGCGCGCGCGGCGGAGGTCGGCTGCGGGGCGTCGCTGTCGCCGTCGATGACGCGGTTCGGGATCGCGGCGCGCTTCAACGCCACGTCATCGGCCGTCTCGgaggccgccgccgcgtcgggcgtcGTCGACGCGGTGCCGCGGACCGAGCCTGTCGTGTCCGCTGAGTGGCTCCACGCCAACCTCAGGGACCCTGATGTGAAG GTACTTGATGCCTCTTGGTATATGCCTGCAGAACAAAGGAATCCACTTCAGGAGTACCAG GTGGCTCATATCCCTGGTGCTTTATTCTTTGATGTTGATGGAATATCTGACAGAGCATCTAAT CTGCCACACATGCTGCCATCTGAAAAAGCATTTTCCGCCGCTGTGTCTTCTCTTGGCATCTACAACAAAGATGGAATAGTAGTTTACGATGGAAAGGGTCTATTTAGCGCTGCTCGTGTTTGGTG GATGTTTCGTGCTTATGGACACGACAAAGTTTGGGTTTTGGATGGAGGTTTGCCCCAATGGCGTGCTTCTGGGTATGATGTTGAATCAAGTGCCTCTAGTGATGCTATCTTAAAAGCCAGTGCTGCTAGTGAAGCAATCGAGAAAGTTTATCAGGGGCAATCG GTTGGTCCCACCACATTTGAAGCGAAGTTGCAGCCTCATCTTCTTTGGAATCTTGGTCAG GTGAAAGAGAACATCGAGACCCAGACACATCAACTTATAGATGCTCGAGGGAAGCCTAG ATTTGATGGTGCAGTTCCAGAGCCACGCAAGGGAATAAGAAGCGGGCATGTGCCTGGGAGCAAATGCGTTCCTTTTCCTCAG GTGCTTGACAGTACACAGAAGCTATTGCCTGCAGATGAGCTCCGTAAGCGATTCGAGCAAGAAG GTATATCACTTGATCAACCCATTGTGACCTCTTGCGGCACTGGTGTGACAGCATGTGTATTAGCTTTG GGCCTTCACCGCCTCGGCAAAACTGATGTTGCCGTGTACGATGGATCATGGACCGAGTGGGGTGCTCACCCCGACACTCCAGTTGCTACTGCTGTTTAG
- the LOC119307504 gene encoding uncharacterized protein LOC119307504 isoform X1 — protein MAEADAQTQSNAHSSSPPAEASGEPIRPPQVGAPSAASPTFPLMYPMLVPGMFSQQGMDDQAQGPGIYAIQENQFMGAMGGYAPKTFIPLAYNIPTSESVGPLAGEEQGQDARQQNGPQRQVVVRRFHFAFQLDLALIIKLAAVVFLFSQEGSKQRLFLLILFASMIYLYQTGAITPFLRWLQRAGGVAARPPQAPANRAPLAAQNDGNEQPGGNLADPANPDQAAENQEPGAAAGNENQQGAEGEANRRSWLGGILKEVQLVVVGFIASLLPGFQHND, from the exons ATGGCGGAAGCCGACGCCCAAACCCAGAGCAACGCGcactcctcctcgccgccggcggAGGCGTCGGGCGAGCCGATCCGGCCGCCCCAG GTAGGCGCTCCAAGTGCTGCTTCTCCGACGTTTCCGCTCATGTACCCGATGCTCGTCCCAGGGATGTTCTCCCAGCAGGGTATGGATGACCAGGCTCAGGGTCCAGGGATATATGCCATACAGGAGAATCAGTTCATGGGGGCGATGGGAGGTTACGCCCCAAAGACATTCATACCGCTCGCTTACAATATACCAAC AAGTGAAAGTGTCGGTCCATTGGCTGGAGAGGAGCAAGGACAGGATGCTAGGCAGCAAAATGGCCCTCAAAGACAAGTTGTTGTGAGGAGGTTTCACTTTGCTTTTCAGCTTGATCTGGCTCTGATCATCAAGTTAGCAGCAGTGGTCTTTTTGTTTAGCCAAGAAGGATCAAAACAAAGGCTGTTTCTTCTCATATTGTTTGCGTCCATGATTTACCT ATATCAAACTGGAGCGATTACACCTTTCTTAAGATGGCTCCAGCGGGCGGGAGGTGTGGCCGCTCGTCCGCCACAGGCTCCTGCTAACCGTGCTCCTCTGGCTGCCCAGAATGATGGCAACGAGCAACCTG GTGGAAACCTCGCAGATCCTGCAAACCCTGACCAAGCCGCGGAGAACCAGGAACCAGGAGCAGCAGCGGGCAACGAGAACCAGCAAGGTGCAGAGGGAGAAGCAAACCGGCGCAGCTGGCTCGGCGGCATCTTGAAAGAGGTCCAGCTGGTCGTTGTAGGGTTCATCGCGTCGCTTCTTCCTGGTTTTCAGCACAATGACTAG
- the LOC119307503 gene encoding thiosulfate/3-mercaptopyruvate sulfurtransferase 2-like isoform X2, whose protein sequence is MAASLLSRAASAAFALRGGARLLPKGRVGWARAAEVGCGASLSPSMTRFGIAARFNATSSAVSEAAAASGVVDAVPRTEPVVSAEWLHANLRDPDVKVLDASWYMPAEQRNPLQEYQVAHIPGALFFDVDGISDRASNLPHMLPSEKAFSAAVSSLGIYNKDGIVVYDGKGLFSAARVWWMFRAYGHDKVWVLDGGLPQWRASGYDVESSASSDAILKASAASEAIEKVYQGQSVGPTTFEAKLQPHLLWNLGQVKENIETQTHQLIDARGKPRFDGAVPEPRKGIRSGHVPGSKCVPFPQVLDSTQKLLPADELRKRFEQEGISLDQPIVTSCGTGVTACVLALGLHRLGKTDVAVYDGSWTEWGAHPDTPVATAV, encoded by the exons ATGGCGGCCTCGCTCCTCTCGCGCGCCGCCTCGGCCGCCTTCGCCCTCCGCGGCGGCGCCCGGCTCCTCCCCAAG GGCAGGGTCGGATGGGCGCGCGCGGCGGAGGTCGGCTGCGGGGCGTCGCTGTCGCCGTCGATGACGCGGTTCGGGATCGCGGCGCGCTTCAACGCCACGTCATCGGCCGTCTCGgaggccgccgccgcgtcgggcgtcGTCGACGCGGTGCCGCGGACCGAGCCTGTCGTGTCCGCTGAGTGGCTCCACGCCAACCTCAGGGACCCTGATGTGAAG GTACTTGATGCCTCTTGGTATATGCCTGCAGAACAAAGGAATCCACTTCAGGAGTACCAG GTGGCTCATATCCCTGGTGCTTTATTCTTTGATGTTGATGGAATATCTGACAGAGCATCTAAT CTGCCACACATGCTGCCATCTGAAAAAGCATTTTCCGCCGCTGTGTCTTCTCTTGGCATCTACAACAAAGATGGAATAGTAGTTTACGATGGAAAGGGTCTATTTAGCGCTGCTCGTGTTTGGTG GATGTTTCGTGCTTATGGACACGACAAAGTTTGGGTTTTGGATGGAGGTTTGCCCCAATGGCGTGCTTCTGGGTATGATGTTGAATCAAGTGCCTCTAGTGATGCTATCTTAAAAGCCAGTGCTGCTAGTGAAGCAATCGAGAAAGTTTATCAGGGGCAATCG GTTGGTCCCACCACATTTGAAGCGAAGTTGCAGCCTCATCTTCTTTGGAATCTTGGTCAG GTGAAAGAGAACATCGAGACCCAGACACATCAACTTATAGATGCTCGAGGGAAGCCTAG ATTTGATGGTGCAGTTCCAGAGCCACGCAAGGGAATAAGAAGCGGGCATGTGCCTGGGAGCAAATGCGTTCCTTTTCCTCAG GTGCTTGACAGTACACAGAAGCTATTGCCTGCAGATGAGCTCCGTAAGCGATTCGAGCAAGAAG GTATATCACTTGATCAACCCATTGTGACCTCTTGCGGCACTGGTGTGACAGCATGTGTATTAGCTTTG GGCCTTCACCGCCTCGGCAAAACTGATGTTGCCGTGTACGATGGATCATGGACCGAGTGGGGTGCTCACCCCGACACTCCAGTTGCTACTGCTGTTTAG
- the LOC119307501 gene encoding L-type lectin-domain containing receptor kinase IX.1-like — protein sequence MASRRVLMLLAVVASLCRAAVGQGAKPLLPGGPSCSTADNYTDGSPYKRNLDELLAGLPAAAGGNGWFYNGTAGAPGTADQVFGLIMCYADRNATQCRECLAGAPAGITTACPGSRSVRAAYDACVLRYSPPPSFFSTADLAVNFFVRAVAFAVDPDKMLNAWLTLMTDLTGRAASSPSRVANATTPYDGDPARLVYGLAQCTRDLNATECTRCLVSVVGQLRRRFTNETGGAIKAFSCYVRYELGAFDITLPPEPPSSPQPGGSSSSSRTALVVGLSVGSVALLVILGLICLFLRRRRTKQAKMLEQQLEEGSFFDGDDPAMEDDFEKGTGPKRFRYGELAIATDNFDDEKKLGEGGFGSVYRGHLKEMKLDVAIKRVSKGSKQGRKEYASEVRIISRLRHRNLVQLIGWCHGGGELLLVYELMPNGSLDTHLYGRSNAAVLPWPVRHEIVLGLGSALLYLHQEWEQCVLHRDIKPSNVMLDASFAAKLGDFGLARLVDHGRGSHTTVLAGTMGYMDPECMITGKTNAESDVYSLGVVLLEIACGRRPLVVIAEHEDDTMHLTQWVWDWYGRGSILDAADERLQGEFDGKEMECVMVVGLWCAHPDRSLRPTIRQAVNALRFEAPLPSLPSRMPVATFMPQVGTFTTSWAATGGTSSTGTSSVATGVGSSITGTSSVATGVSSSSSAGTTLTASSTEKSALLK from the coding sequence ATGGCTTCCCGGCGTGTGCTGATGCTCCTCGCCGTCGTCGCCTCGCTGTGCCGCGCGGCGGTTGGTCAGGGTGCCAAGCCCCTGCTGCCGGGCGGGCCAAGCTGCTCGACTGCTGATAACTACACCGACGGCAGCCCGTACAAGAGGAACCTCGACGAGCTCCTCgccggcctccccgcggccgccggGGGCAATGGCTGGTTCTACAACGGCACGGCTGGGGCGCCGGGGACGGCCGACCAGGTCTTCGGCCTCATCATGTGCTACGCCGACCGCAACGCCACGCAGTGCCGGGAGTGCCTGGCCGGCGCTCCCGCGGGGATCACCACGGCGTGCCCGGGGAGCCGGAGCGTGCGCGCGGCCTACGACGCGTGCGTGCTCCGGTACTCGCCGCCGCCCTCCTTCTTCTCCACCGCCGACCTCGCCGTGAATTTCTTCGTgcgcgccgtcgccttcgccgtTGACCCCGACAAGATGCTCAACGCGTGGCTCACTCTCATGACGGACCTCACGGGGCGCGCCGCGAGCTCGCCGTCGCGGGTGGCGAACGCGACCACGCCGTACGACGGCGACCCGGCGAGGCTGGTGTACGGGCTGGCGCAGTGCACCAGGGACCTCAACGCCACCGAGTGCACCAGGTGCCTTGTCTCGGTGGTCGGGCAGCTCAGGAGGCGTTTCACGAACGAGACCGGCGGCGCAATCAAGGCCTTCAGCTGCTACGTCAGGTACGAGCTTGGTGCTTTCGACATCACCCTCCCGCCTGAACCGCCGTCGTCTCCACAGCCGGGAGGATCATCGTCTTCCTCAAGAACAGCGCTTGTGGTCGGCCTCTCCGTTGGTTCTGTAGCGCTGTTGGTCATTCTGGGCTTGATCTGCCTCTTTCTACGGCGGCGACGGACGAAGCAAGCTAAAATGCTTGAGCAGCAGCTGGAAGAGGGCAGCTTCTTCGACGGCGACGACCCGGCCATGGAAGACGATTTCGAGAAAGGGACCGGGCCGAAGCGGTTTCGCTACGGCGAGCTGGCCATCGCCACCGACAACTTCGACGACGAGAAGAAGCTCGGGGAAGGAGGATTCGGCTCGGTTTACAGAGGACACCTCAAGGAAATGAAGCTTGATGTGGCCATCAAGAGAGTCTCCAAAGGGTCCAAGCAGGGGAGGAAGGAGTACGCCTCGGAGGTGCGGATCATAAGCCGGCTCCGGCACCGGAACCTGGTGCAGCTCATCGGGTGGtgccacggcggcggcgagctgctCCTCGTCTACGAGCTGATGCCCAACGGCAGCCTCGACACGCACCTCTACGGCCGCAGCAACGCCGCCGTGCTCCCATGGCCGGTCAGGCACGAGATCGTGCTGGGACTCGGCTCTGCCCTCCTCTACCTTCACCAGGAGTGGGAGCAGTGCGTCCTGCACAGGGACATCAAGCCAAGCAACGTCATGCTGGACGCCTCCTTCGCTGCCAAGCTCGGCGACTTCGGGCTGGCCAGGCTCGTCGACCATGGCCGAGGATCGCACACCACGGTGCTCGCCGGCACCATGGGGTACATGGACCCGGAATGCATGATCACCGGCAAGACCAACGCCGAGTCAGACGTCTAcagcctcggcgtcgtcctccTTGAGATCGCCTGCGGCAGGCGCCCTCTGGTGGTTATTGCTGAGCACGAGGACGACACGATGCACCTGACTCAATGGGTCTGGGACTGGTACGGCAGGGGAAGCATCCTCGACGCCGCCGACGAGCGGCTGCAGGGGGAATTCGACGGCAAGGAGATGGAGTGCGTGATGGTCGTCGGGCTCTGGTGTGCTCACCCGGATCGGAGCCTGAGGCCGACGATCAGGCAGGCCGTCAACGCGCTGCGGTTCGAGGCGCCGCTGCCCAGCCTCCCGTCGAGGATGCCGGTGGCGACCTTCATGCCTCAGGTCGGCACTTTCACTACATCTTGGGCTGCCACAGGCGGCACCAGCAGCACTGGCACATCTTCAGTTGCGACGGGCGTCGGCAGCAGCATCACTGGCACTTCTTCAGTTGCAACGggcgtcagcagcagcagcagcgccggcACCACCCTAACAGCAAGCTCGACTGAGAAATCCGCCCTGCTAAAATGA
- the LOC119307504 gene encoding uncharacterized protein LOC119307504 isoform X2, with translation MAEADAQTQSNAHSSSPPAEASGEPIRPPQVGAPSAASPTFPLMYPMLVPGMFSQQGMDDQAQGPGIYAIQENQFMGAMGGYAPKTFIPLAYNIPTESVGPLAGEEQGQDARQQNGPQRQVVVRRFHFAFQLDLALIIKLAAVVFLFSQEGSKQRLFLLILFASMIYLYQTGAITPFLRWLQRAGGVAARPPQAPANRAPLAAQNDGNEQPGGNLADPANPDQAAENQEPGAAAGNENQQGAEGEANRRSWLGGILKEVQLVVVGFIASLLPGFQHND, from the exons ATGGCGGAAGCCGACGCCCAAACCCAGAGCAACGCGcactcctcctcgccgccggcggAGGCGTCGGGCGAGCCGATCCGGCCGCCCCAG GTAGGCGCTCCAAGTGCTGCTTCTCCGACGTTTCCGCTCATGTACCCGATGCTCGTCCCAGGGATGTTCTCCCAGCAGGGTATGGATGACCAGGCTCAGGGTCCAGGGATATATGCCATACAGGAGAATCAGTTCATGGGGGCGATGGGAGGTTACGCCCCAAAGACATTCATACCGCTCGCTTACAATATACCAAC TGAAAGTGTCGGTCCATTGGCTGGAGAGGAGCAAGGACAGGATGCTAGGCAGCAAAATGGCCCTCAAAGACAAGTTGTTGTGAGGAGGTTTCACTTTGCTTTTCAGCTTGATCTGGCTCTGATCATCAAGTTAGCAGCAGTGGTCTTTTTGTTTAGCCAAGAAGGATCAAAACAAAGGCTGTTTCTTCTCATATTGTTTGCGTCCATGATTTACCT ATATCAAACTGGAGCGATTACACCTTTCTTAAGATGGCTCCAGCGGGCGGGAGGTGTGGCCGCTCGTCCGCCACAGGCTCCTGCTAACCGTGCTCCTCTGGCTGCCCAGAATGATGGCAACGAGCAACCTG GTGGAAACCTCGCAGATCCTGCAAACCCTGACCAAGCCGCGGAGAACCAGGAACCAGGAGCAGCAGCGGGCAACGAGAACCAGCAAGGTGCAGAGGGAGAAGCAAACCGGCGCAGCTGGCTCGGCGGCATCTTGAAAGAGGTCCAGCTGGTCGTTGTAGGGTTCATCGCGTCGCTTCTTCCTGGTTTTCAGCACAATGACTAG